A window of Mytilus edulis chromosome 10, xbMytEdul2.2, whole genome shotgun sequence contains these coding sequences:
- the LOC139491563 gene encoding uncharacterized protein, whose translation MDENIFGKTIIATDGQHVLCNPPRDDMLGLAPCNQEEADTRIMVHIADAIKEGHTRVMIRTVDTDVVVIVVSCFHAINAAEIWVAFGTGKHFRYISIHELANTLGLEKAYALPVFHAFTGCDTVSSFAGKGKKTAWDTWMAFNDVTRPFIVMRDQPRTVNVETTIMPLIERFVILMYDRTNISEKVNEARKHLFAQKGRSIEGIPPTQSALFQHTKRSIYQGGIVWGECLKLEPQLPSPNAFGWIKDKSDQWQPFWSDISEASSSCQELIHCGCKRGCRGRCKCGQTALPCTALCACGGECE comes from the coding sequence ATGGATGAGAACATTTTTGGAAAGACAATAATTGCTACAGATGGACAGCATGTTTTGTGTAATCCACCCCGTGATGACATGTTAGGCCTTGCACCTTGCAATCAGGAAGAAGCTGATACCAGAATCATGGTGCATATTGCAGATGCCATTAAAGAAGGACATACTAGAGTGATGATTCGGACAGTGGATACCGATGTAGTAGTAATTGTTGTGTCTTGCTTTCATGCGATAAATGCAGCTGAAATATGGGTTGCCTTTGGGACTGGGAAACACTTCAGATACATTTCTATTCATGAGCTAGCTAACACTTTAGGACTAGAAAAAGCATATGCATTGCCTGTCTTTCATGCCTTCACTGGATGCGATACCGTCTCATCGTTTGCGGGTAAAGGGAAAAAAACAGCATGGGATACATGGATGGCATTCAATGATGTCACAAGACCATTCATAGTAATGAGAGACCAACCAAGGACTGTGAATGTTGAAACCACTATAATGCCATTAATTGAACGGTTTGTAATACTGATGTATGATCGAACAAATATATCAGAGAAGGTGAATGAGGCACGTAAACATCTTTTCGCTCAAAAAGGCAGGTCCATTGAAGGTATTCCACCAACGCAATCAGCTCTTTTTCAGCACACCAAACGTTCCATTTACCAAGGTGGGATTGTTTGGGGTGAATGTCTCAAATTGGAACCACAATTGCCTAGCCCAAATGCATTTGGTTGGATAAAAGACAAAAGCGATCAATGGCAACCGTTTTGGAGCGATATATCAGAGGCATCTTCGTCATGTCAAGAGTTAATTCACTGTGGATGCAAACGGGGATGTCGTGGTCGATGCAAATGTGGACAGACTGCCCTCCCATGCactgccttgtgtgcatgtggtggcGAATGTGAATGA
- the LOC139492864 gene encoding acetylcholine receptor subunit beta-type lev-1-like translates to MTFYLMSITKFEEIDETIVVLGGLHCDWNDAGISWNPSSYGNIPYTIVSSKHIWKPPMTLVNAVDILSPVEGNTDNLATIFSDGNVSLSLGGILSAKCTTDISKFPYDSQTCNLKFAVWGLSAETAVLIESSDPINMLFYTPNSNWNLTSYHSRAVIWNQYSTFEIFLTIKRESLYYSVMVVCPTILFGLLNPLVFLLPVDSGERIGFGMTILLSYAIFLTLVSAAIPASSNPMCYLLIIMIMTIVISGVIVVMSISISYLYYREDKKKMNAFWKLIGSRLPWTRKDNIVTVVPITDEKPAICKTSSPHGNVNWKDSYLPVVLGTTLTLTYCFLTTNCLQSG, encoded by the exons ATGACATTTTATCTGATGAGCATCACTAAATTTGAAGAAATTGATGAAACTATTGTAGTTTTAGGTGGATTGCATTGTGATTGGAATGATGCTGGGATATCATGGAATCCTAGTTCCTATGGTAACATACCGTACACTATTGTGTCAAGTAAACACATCTGGAAGCCTCCAATGACTTTAGTAAACGCCGTCGATATTTTATCACCGGTTGAAGGGAATACAGACAATCTTGCTACTATTTTCAGTGACGGAAATGTGTCCTTGAGTTTAGGTGGTATATTGTCAGCTAAGTGTACTACGGACATATCGAAATTCCCTTACGATTCACAAACATGTAATTTGAAGTTCGCGGTATGGGGACTTTCAGCAGAAACTGCCGTGTTAATAGAAAGCTCAGATCCAATAAACATGTTGTTTTACACACCAAACTCCAACTGGAATCTTACATCATATCATTCACGGGCTGTGATATGGAACCAGTATTCCACATTTGAGATTTTTCTTACAATCAAACGAGAGTCTTTATATTATAGTGTTATGGTAGTGTGTCCGACCATTCTATTTGGTTTACTAAACCCGCTAGTGTTTCTACTTCCTGTTGACTCCGGAGAACGCATAGGATTTGGTATGACTATACTTCTGTCATACGCCATTTTCCTTACCTTAGTCTCTGCAGCTATACCAGCCTCGTCGAATCCCATGTGTTACTTGTTAATCATAATGATAATGACTATCGTAATCAGTGGTGTTATAGTTGTTATGTCCATAAGCATATCGTATCTTTACTACAGAGAAGACAAGAAGAAAATGAATGCTTTTTGGAAACTGATTGGATCTCGACTACCATGGACCCGAAAAGACAATATTGTTACTGTAGTTCCAATTACCGATGAAAAACCTGCAATTTGTAAAACTTCTTCTCCACACGGAAATGTAAATTGGAAGGAT agttatctccctgtagtgttaggtaccaccttaacactTACATACTGTTTCCTTACAACAAATTGTTTACAATCAGGATAA